A single region of the Podospora pseudopauciseta strain CBS 411.78 chromosome 1, whole genome shotgun sequence genome encodes:
- a CDS encoding hypothetical protein (COG:A; EggNog:ENOG503NXX8) — protein MAEYPAAGVTGAPGNGPNVNGSGDPGFASPSQMPAPSEAAKTLWMGEMEPWMDENFIKNVFSNTSAENVQVKVIRDRNSGNAGYCFVEFSTPEAAQKALALNGTPVPNSQRVFKLNWASGGGLVDRRDDRGPEYSIFVGDLGPEVNEFVLVSLFQSRFPSCKSAKIMTDAMTGQSRGYGFVRFSDESDQQRALVEMQGVYCGNRPMRISTATPKTRSSNQYGHAQGGNQMMPPVPGAQAPMWGGVPPYGYAQPAAPFNPMQPMNQFTDPNNTTVFVGGLSGYVTEDELRSFFQGFGEITYVKIPPGKGCGFVQFVHRHAAEMAINQMQGYPIGNSRVRLSWGRSQNNSGVGTPYRPAPPPPHYLAAAGMPPHAGPGGAYGGPAGPYGGNPPQGPPPSGGPMQ, from the exons ATGGCCGAGTACCCTGCCGCTGGTGTTACCGGTGCGCCCGGCAACGGGCCCAACGTCAACGGCTCTGGTGACCCTGGGTTCGCGTCTCCCTCCCAGATGCCCGCCCCCAGTGAGGCGGCGAAGACTCTGTG GATGGGTGAGATGGAGCCCTGGATGGATGAAAACTTCATCAAGAATGTTTTTAGCAACACCTCGGCCGAGAATGTCCAGGTGAAGGTCATTCGTGACCGCAACTCTGG CAATGCTGGCTACTGCTTTGTGGAGTTCTCGACCCCTGAGGCTGCCCAGAAGGCCCTCGCCTTGAATGGCACTCCCGTTCCCAACAGCCAACGGGTTTTTAAGCTCAACTGGGctagtggtggtggcttggTCGATCGTCG TGATGACCGCGGACCTGAGTACTCTATTTTCGTCGGTGACCTTGGCCCTGAGGTCAACGAGTTCGTCTTGGTTTCTCTGTTCCAGAGCCGCTTCCCCTCTTGCAAGTCCGCCAAGATCATGACCGACGCCATGACCGGCCAGTCGCGCGGTTACGGCTTCGTTCGCTTCAGTGACGAGAGCGACCAGCAGCGTGCCTTGGTCGAGATGCAGGGTGTTTACTGTGGCAACCGTCCCATGCGCATCTCCACTGCCACCCCCAAGACTCG CAGCTCTAACCAGTACGGTCATGCCCAGGGTGGCAACCAGATGATGCCCCCTGTCCCCGGCGCCCAGGCCCCTATGTGGGGTGGTGTCCCTCCCTACGGCTACGCCCAACCCGCTGCCCCTTTTAATCCTATGCAGCCCATGAATCAGTTCACCGACCcgaacaacaccaccgtctTCGTCGGTGGTCTCTCCGGCTACGTCACTGAAGACGAGCTTCGCTCGTTCTTCCAAGGCTTTGGTGAAATCACCTACGTCAAGATCCCTCCTGGAAAGGGCTGCGGTTTCGTCCAGTTCGTCCATCGCCACGCCGCGGAGATGGCAATTAATCAGATGCAAGGTTACCCGATCGGTAATTCTCGCGTCCGCCTCTCTTGGGGCCGTTCTCAGAACAACTCTGGTGTAGGCACTCCTTATCGCCCtgccccgccccctcctcactATCTTGCTGCCGCTGGCATGCCTCCCCACGCCGGTCCTGGTGGCGCTTACGGCGGACCTGCTGGTCCCTACGGTGGCAACCCTCCCCAgggtcctcctccctctggtGGTCCCATGCAG TAA
- the ECM29 gene encoding proteasome component M29 (COG:S; EggNog:ENOG503NVST) yields MASSAEEEKKDISLLDGAEWTLLSASSNEKNLQERLNVYLCPILLKAGSPHVRVRNKVISVCGNINKLIQSPTIVLPVASLLDQFKETDSPLIKHFDLIYIQHSVGRLERYEQQQLVPKALKNIRTGSSASLSQLFNVVLRMLPTIKIPSRGSKEDATFREAMGLSHPEDAKYVAEWLGKLLLLPANASADKPVPGLTEADISFLTLAGKKDTWNPSAGGLNLPETRILAAKFLASGAFTDLERFIPALYAASSTDYRISGIGEDLLKRTSVSLEDKTLVSKLYDAHSQLQPPYRIRILGMLSKSEIATTFTNEVLAVFKRNVDLEKKVESQDPTFMDIDQRPTGPKSSGLEQTKLHRALFEFINWVARIGPSKTDFNSIGVNLIHMLRQFIHSQGWPRPHQQSLDDSVLRSRAYETIGILAKGTKMDDHRRSGLAAWLFQSLSEDPTPDVVVNIDSALSSVSTLFKPPHNDFRVELELQSILISYMLLGNETDEKVVRSTRHAVAKWANNCLPFSDVTARWINIIAVAGRLDERNDVVEEGYKGLDPWTYHVNDDEDKSKDLPEWPAMVDVFFKTGRATRKSTEEGGMDIDAHPLFRNYPGDMIQAFPIAVDYCRKIFFLTALADSFVFDAGWQQRLEALVQSDLETRQAIRNYHVQFTRDDALLFTDLLTAAFEGMLRDDAPKIIEPCAHSFVDLASFSSKVILAFLAPRSRELLPLIKSNKKELRTLGAKALGILAAHPSHPAKELDDVTASLIDITKNLKTAVGAELNAVEGAFLALAHLASRLVYYSKTGAADRAAKIASVFPTLEEVASAASVVSTQETLFEAWSQLWTAGLGEKDQGSLIQSFVDPLVVHAKKGNEKAIAALGRLALSLPSDGSWDETLEKMLAQLYALYELKQVEVHFAVGEAIAAAVARWDAEVVQLTVDVESAGREYWAPRRAAQLVAVLEKLLADCKTTKPSLLKASGIWLFCLIQRCSHLEEVQSRLRLCQVAFMRLLSARDELVQETASRGLALVYEKGDAGLKSDLTKDLVASFTGSGPQIKVEEETELFDAGALPTGDGKSITSYKDIVSLANEVGDPSLVYKFMSLATNAATWSTRSAFGRFGLSNILSSSEVDPKLYPKLYRYRFDPNTNVQRSMNDIWKALVKDPNAVLETQFDNIMNDLLKSILGREWRVREASCSAIAELISGRPFPKYEKYYKDIWAAAVKVADDVKATVRNAAGKLCMALSTTLVRQLEDSGSSATAKSMMNEALPFLLSDKGIESSADDVKYFCVSTVVKICKRGGSALKPYIPTLMVHLLGLLSTIEPEAINYYYQRVGEANRDKLDKLRANAVSQGPLGEAIEDCLRNVDAEVMDQLVPKLSETIKTAIGMPSKIGCGRAIWSLSTKHGINFEKHAPTFLNLMEKHTLDRNDEVSQGYARATAYLLRVAPDAAKQRFIEKFINLYLESDTDARRQKVANVVLALSKISPDHFNALETLLVPFSFLGKHDTDEYTQKAFKEVWDTHAGTHLSVTKYLKEIVSLADKTLSTAQWALKHGGALTVADAAESVAGTKTITHHVNVEHVKTLWPVYDKALILKTFPGKEKLLEPFPKFVELSKELLEKDDKLVAAYKKVAIREAKRNNDVYRPHAFECLRRVATAWDGFGDMLPDIKTIVAPYLDVEEEDKDGDAMDVDTPASSSKDSRGLDLKTVTKWKALETLSKGYNRGNMSKNPLSTLKEVITAIESIDPKFKPAQVFTAKPYITRPEFDVIRKTYWYECAKDILEAAAVAGAAGSDAVPIIRWFLSTLDLDAEDTGLESQRIARAKAVKGAIQLGKITAEGVKFKTTELGKDVEGLVTGSIEKERSLDVQKEWKESLKLLG; encoded by the exons ATGGCTTCCTctgccgaggaagaaaagaaagacatCTCTTTGCTTGATGGAGCAGAGTGGACACTTCTGAGCGCCTCTTCCAACGAGAAGAATCTTCAGGAGAGACTCAATGTTTATCTCTGCCCAATCCTTCTCAAAGCCGGAAGCCCACATGTTCGGGTCCGCAACAAGGTCATCTCGGTATGCGGAAACATCAACAAGCTTATCCAATCTCCAAC AATCGTGCTACCAGTTGCTTCTCTACTGGATCAGTTCAAGGAGACTGATTCTCCCCTGATCAAGCACTTTGACTTGATCTACATCCAACACAGTGTTGGCAGGCTTGAACGTTATGAGCAACAGCAGCTCGTGCCCAAGGCGCTGAAAAACATTAGAACTGGGTCTTCGGCTTCGCTCAGTCAGCTGTTCAACGTCGTTCTGCGTATGCTCCCTACCATCAAGATTCCTTCAAGAGGAAGCAAAGAAGATGCTACCTTTCGAGAGGCCATGGGGTTGTCCCACCCCGAAGACGCCAAATACGTTGCTGAATGGCTCGGCAAGCTCCTGTTGTTACCCGCCAATGCCTCGGCTGACAAGCCGGTACCCGGCCTAACAGAAGCAGATATCAGCTTTCTGACACTTGCAGGTAAAAAGGACACCTGGAACCCGTCTGCTGGAGGTTTGAACTTGCCCGAGACGCGCATTCTTGCTGCCAAATTTCTGGCCAGTGGTGCTTTCACCGACCTCGAGCGCTTTATTCCCGCTCTCTATGCAGCCTCCAGCACGGATTACCGCATCTCTGGAATCGGAGAGGATTTGCTGAAGAGAACTTCTGTCTCCTTGGAGGACAAGACTCTTGTGAGCAAGCTCTATGACGCTCACTCCCAACTACAACCTCCCTATCGGATTCGAATCCTGGGGATGCTCAGCAAGTCAGAGATTGCAACCACCTTCACGAATGAGGTTCTTGCAGTATTCAAGCGGAATGTGGATCTCGAAAAGAAGGTTGAGAGCCAAGATCCCACCTTCATGGACATTGACCAACGTCCCACGGGTCCAAAATCTTCCGGTTTGGAGCAAACCAAACTACACCGAGCCCTCTTTGAGTTCATCAACTGGGTAGCCCGAATTGGTCCAAGCAAGACGGATTTCAACAGCATCGGGGTGAACCTGATTCACATGCTCAGACAGTTCATCCACTCCCAAGGCTGGCCCAGACCTCACCAGCAGTCACTCGACGACAGTGTTCTGCGCTCACGAGCGTACGAGACGATTGGTATCCTGGCGAAGGGTACAAAAATGGACGACCACCGCCGTTCGGGCCTTGCTGCTTGGCTGTTCCAGTCACTCTCCGAGGACCCAACCCCGGACGTGGTGGTGAACATTGACTCGGCGCTGTCCAGCGTATCGACCTTGTTCAAGCCTCCACACAACGACTTTAGGGTGGAACTCGAGCTCCAGTCGATCCTGATCTCGTACATGCTGCTCGGCAATGAGACAGACGAAAAGGTAGTACGCAGCACTAGGCACGCTGTTGCTAAATGGGCCAACAACTGTCTGCCTTTCTCGGACGTCACAGCACGGTGGATCAACATTATTGCTGTTGCGGGCCGACTGGACGAGAGAAATGATGTCGTGGAAGAGGGATACAAGGGCCTTGATCCTTGGACATATCACGTgaatgatgacgaggacaagTCGAAAGACCTACCC GAATGGCCGGCGATGGTGGACGTGTTTTTTAAGACAGGGCGAGCCACGCGCAAGTCAACGGAAGAGGGTGGCATGGATATCGATGCCCATCCGCTATTTAGGAACTACCCCGGCGACATGATCCAGGCTTTCCCCATTGCCGTCGATTACTGCAGGAagatcttcttcttgaccgcCCTGGCGGATAGCTTTGTTTTCGACGCCGGGTGGCAGCAGAGATTAGAAGCTCTGGTCCAGTCCGACCTGGAAACCCGCCAAGCTATCCGGAATTATCACGTCCAATTCACGCGCGACGACGCGCTGCTATTCACTGACTTGCTGACTGCCGCCTTCGAGGGCATGCTAAGAGATGACGCCCCAAAGATCATCGAGCCCTGTGCTCATTCATTTGTCGATCTCGCCTCGTTTTCATCCAAAGTGATCTTGGCATTTCTCGCTCCGCGCTCGAGAGAGCTACTGCCTCTCATCAAGTCCAACAAAAAGGAGTTGCGTACCCTCGGGGCAAAGGCTCTGGGAATTCTCGCTGCCCACCCGTCACACCCCGCCAAAGAACTTGACGATGTCACAGCCAGCCTGATTGACATCACCAAGAACTTGAAGACGGCTGTGGGGGCGGAGTTGAACGCAGTGGAGGGCGCGTTCCTCGCATTGGCACACCTGGCCTCGCGGCTGGTGTACTACTCCAAGACCGGCGCTGCAGACCGCGCAGCCAAGATCGCCTCTGTCTTCCCgacgttggaggaggtggcgtcAGCCGCATCCGTCGTCTCGACGCAGGAGACGTTGTTTGAAGCCTGGTCCCAGCTTTGGACTGCTGGGCTTGGAGAGAAGGATCAGGGTAGCCTGATCCAATCTTTTGTCGACCCCCTCGTTGTCCACGCAAAGAAAGGCAACGAGAAGGCCATTGCTGCCCTGGGCAGACTGGCTTTGTCTCTCCCGTCGGACGGAAGCTGGGATGAGACCCTGGAGAAGATGCTCGCGCAGCTGTACGCGCTGTACGAGCTAAAGCAGGTGGAGGTCCACTTCGCGGTGGGCGAGGCAATCGCGGCTGCAGTCGCGCGCTGGGATGCCGAGGTGGTCCAGCTCACGGTCGACGTCGAGTCTGCCGGCCGTGAGTACTGGGCTCCGAGGCGCGCCGCTCAGCTGGTGGCGGTCTTGGAGAAGTTGCTTGCGGACTGCAAGACAACCAAGCCGTCGCTGCTGAAGGCGTCGGGGATCTGGCTCTTTTGCCTGATCCAGCGGTGTTCGCACCTTGAGGAGGTGCAGTCGCGCTTGCGGCTGTGCCAGGTTGCGTTCATGCGCCTGCTCAGCGCGAGGGACGAGCTGGTTCAGGAGACCGCATCGCGGGGTCTGGCCTTGGTGTACGAGAAGGGCGACGCCGGGTTGAAGAGCGACCTGACCAAGGATTTGGTCGCCTCGTTCACTGGATCTGGACCTCAGatcaaggtggaggaggagacggagctGTTTGATGCTGGCGCCTTGCCGACTGGGGATGGCAAGTCTATCACGTCCTACAAGGACATTGTCAGTCTCGCCAACGAGGTTGGAGATCCCAGCCTGGTCTACAAGTTCATGTCCTTGGCCACCAACGCGGCCACCTGGTCGACCAGATCAGCCTTCGGTAGATTTGGCCTCAGCAACATCCTCTCGAGCTCGGAAGTGGATCCCAAACTCTACCCGAAGCTATATCGCTACCGCTTCGACCCAAACACCAATGTGCAACGGTCAATGAACGACATTTGGAAGGCCCTCGTCAAGGATCCGAATGCTGTGCTGGAGACCCAGTTCGACAACATCATGAACGACCTCCTCAAGAGCATCCTGGGTAGGGAGTGGCGTGTTCGCGAGGCCAGCTGTTCCGCCATTGCCGAACTGATCTCTGGTCGACCTTTCCCCAAATACGAGAAGTACTACAAGGACATCTGGGCAGCCGCCGTCAAGGTGGCGGATGACGTCAAGGCAACTGTTCGCAACGCAGCTGGAAAGCTTTGCATGGCTCTCTCGACAACATTGGTCCGTCAGCTCGAAGACTCTGGATCTTCTGCCACAGCCAAGAGCATGATGAACGAGGCCTTGCCATTCTTGCTCTCAGACAAGGGCATCGAGAGCTCAGCCGACGATGTCAAGTACTTCTGTGTCAGCACGGTCGTCAAGATTTGCAAGAGAGGCGGAAGCGCACTCAAGCCCTACATTCCCACCTTGATGGTTCATCTTCTTGGTCTCTTGAGCACGATTGAACCGGAGGCCATCAATTACTACTACCAGCGGGTTGGTGAAGCCAACAGAGACAAGCTTGACAAGCTTCGTGCCAATGCCGTTTCGCAAGGCCCTCTTGGCGAGGCCATCGAGGACTGCCTGCGCAATGTCGACGCAGAGGTCATGGACCAACTGGTGCCCAAACTGTCTGAGACGATCAAGACTGCGATAGGAATGCCAAGCAAGATTGGTTGTGGACGTGCGATCTGGAGCTTGTCCACCAAACATGGCATCAACTTCGAGAAGCATGCTCCGACGTTCTTGAACTTGATGGAGAAACACACTCTGGATCGCAATGACGAAGTCAGCCAGGGTTACGCTCGCGCTACCGCCTACCTACTCCGCGTCGCCCCTGACGCTGCCAAGCAGCGCTTCATCGAAAAGTTCATCAATCTTTACCTCGAGTCAGACACCGACGCTCGCAGGCAAAAGGTTGCCAATGTTGTGTTGGCCCTTTCCAAGATCTCACCTGATCACTTCAACGCGCTGGAGACTTTGCTCGTCCCTTTCAGCTTTCTGGGCAAACATGACACAGATGAGTACACGCAAAAGGCGTTCAAGGAGGTGTGGGACACCCACGCTGGCACGCATCTGAGCGTGACCAAGTACCTCAAAGAGATTGTCTCTCTCGCGGACAAGACCTTGTCCACTGCTCAGTGGGCACTCAAGCATGGAGGTGCCCTTACGGTGGCTGATGCTGCCGAGTCCGTGGCAGGTACCAAGACCATCACACATCACGTCAATGTTGAGCACGTCAAGACCCTCTGGCCGGTCTACGATAAGGCTCTCATTCTCAAGACCTTCCCTGGAAAGGAGAAGCTTCTCGAGCCGTTCCCGAAGTTTGTTGAGCTCAGCAAGGAGCTACTGGAGAAGGATGACAAGTTGGTGGCTGCCTACAAGAAGGTTGCCATTCGGGAGGCCAAGCGCAATAATGATGTCTATCGCCCCCACGCCTTCGAGTGCCTCCGGCGCGTTGCTACTGCTTGGGATGGATTCGGTGACATGCTTCCCGACATCAAGACCATCGTCGCGCCTTACctggatgtcgaggaggaggacaaggacgGCGACGCTATGGACGTCGACACACCTGCTTCCTCGTCCAAGGACAGTCGTGGACTGGATCTGAAGACTGTGACCAAGTGGAAAGCGCTGGAGACTCTGTCGAAGGGATACAACCGGGGCAATATGAGCAAGAATCCCCTCTCAACTCTGAAGGAAGTCATCACTGCCATCGAGTCGATCGATCCCAAGTTTAAGCCTGCCCAGGTATTCACCGCGAAGCCGTACATCACCCGACCCGAGTTTGACGTCATCCGCAAGACGTACTGGTACGAGTGCGCCAAGGATATTCTGGAAGCTGCCGCCGTGGCAGGCGCGGCTGGGAGTGATGCTGTCCCGATCATCCGATGGTTCCTCTCGACGTTGGACCTCGATGCGGAAGACACGGGGTTGGAGTCACAGCGGATCGCGAGAGCCAAGGCGGTCAAGGGCGCCATTCAGCTGGGCAAGATCACGGCTGAGGGTGTGAAGTTCAAGACGACGGAGCTGGGCAAGGACgttgaggggttggttaCGGGTTCCatcgagaaggagaggtCCCTGGACGTGCAGAAGGAATGGAAGGAGTCCCTCAAGCTGCTTGGGTAG
- the ubx2 gene encoding UBX domain protein Ubx2 (EggNog:ENOG503NVHA; COG:O), whose product MDEEQIQEFMSVTTTSHAVAKRMIDMCGDSTQAISMWYSDLDLQRNIEQSLQTPALTTASNRPRPSQGREDAQGVIHIDDSDDDMQDPGFDSDTDDVAGIARAAQEDEDAALARELQEQFYNPSASGAGGGGAGLDDDGVRAPMARTTEVLVAPGGGFDDDDHESVLAQIRARREHGQAAAAARRRAGANNPFAQPSAWSAGAPAAASRPAGAAVSRADRLAELFRPPYDIISDFSWEEARDEGKEEKKWLLVNLQDSSDFQCQMLNRDVWKDQAIVALIKENFIFLQYDKLDPSAERYINFYFPNQTHENPNNYPHVSVVDPRTGEQVKVWSGIPFPSPSEFHAQLVEFLDRYSLAANSKNPVTKAKRPERVIDFDRLTEEQQLELALQNSLAAATGGSPPNIDDPDALTRSTGNLAADDKGKGKAEESPAEPPKVESAFDRIPSNQPHSEPAADPKTTTRIQIRHSNGRTIRRFRLDDTVSRIYEWIKAEPPIPGMEGVPFELKTSPSGVDLIDLLDQTIKEAGLANGTVMLEFES is encoded by the coding sequence ATGGACGAGGAGCAGATCCAAGAATTCATGTCGGTCACGACAACGTCTCACGCCGTGGCCAAACGTATGATCGACATGTGCGGCGATTCCACCCAGGCCATCAGCATGTGGTATTCAGACCTCGACCTTCAGAGAAATATCGAGCAAAGTTTGCAAACCCCTGCGTTGACCACAGCTTCGAACCGTCCCCGTCCTTCCCAAGGCAGAGAAGATGCCCAAGGCGTCATCCATATTGACGAtagcgacgacgacatgcAGGACCCGGGTTTCGACTCCGATACCGACGATGTTGCCGGCATTGCCCGTGCGGCTcaagaagacgaagatgcTGCCTTGGCTAGGGAGTTGCAAGAGCAGTTCTACAATCCTTCAGCGTctggggctgggggtggtggcgcaggcctcgacgacgatggcGTTAGGGCTCCCATGGCACGTACAACTGAGGTGCTCGTGGCCCCTGGTGGCGGttttgacgacgacgatcaTGAGTCGGTACTTGCTCAGATTCGTGCTAGAAGGGAACACGGACAAGCTGCCGCTGCAGCCCGTAGGCGTGCTGGAGCCAACAACCCGTTCGCACAACCATCAGCTTGGTCGGCCGGTGCTCCGGCAGCAGCCTCTAGACCAGCCGGTGCTGCGGTTAGTAGGGCAGATCGCCTGGCTGAGCTCTTCAGGCCACCATACGACATCATTTCCGACTTCTCTTGGGAGGAGGCCCGCGACGAaggcaaggaggagaagaagtggCTGTTGGTCAACCTGCAAGACTCCTCAGACTTTCAATGCCAGATGCTAAACCGCGATGTGTGGAAGGACCAAGCCATTGTCGCCCTCATCAAGGAGAACTTCATTTTTCTGCAGTACGACAAGTTAGATCCTTCTGCCGAGCGGTACATCAACTTCTACTTTCCCAACCAGACCCATGAGAACCCCAACAACTATCCTCATGTGTCGGTTGTCGACCCCCGCACTGGTGAACAGGTCAAGGTCTGGAGCGGCATCCCATTTCCATCGCCCTCGGAGTTTCACGCTCAGCTTGTCGAGTTCCTTGATAGGTACAGCCTCGCAGCCAACAGCAAAAACCCCGTCACCAAGGCCAAGAGGCCAGAGCGCGTTATCGACTTCGATCGATTGacggaggagcagcagcttgAGCTCGCACTTCAGAACAGTCTGGCGGCTGCCACGGGTGGTTCGCCGCCAAACATCGACGACCCCGATGCGCTAACCCGTTCAACTGGCAACCTGGCTGCGGacgacaagggcaaggggaaggcggaggagtCACCAGCAGAACCTCCAAAGGTTGAGTCGGCTTTTGACAGAATTCCATCTAATCAGCCACACTCGGAGCCAGCCGCCGATCCCAAGACCACAACGCGCATTCAGATCAGGCACAGCAACGGCCGCACTATCAGGCGGTTCCGCCTCGACGATACGGTGTCCAGAATTTACGAATGGATCAAGGCTGAGCCACCCATTCCAGGCATGGAGGGGGTACCATTTGAGCTCAAGACATCGCCCAGTGGTGTGGACCTGATCGACCTCCTGGATCAAACTATCAAGGAGGCTGGCCTCGCTAACGGAACGGTGATGCTTGAATTTGAGAGTTAG